One window of Branchiostoma lanceolatum isolate klBraLanc5 chromosome 6, klBraLanc5.hap2, whole genome shotgun sequence genomic DNA carries:
- the LOC136436889 gene encoding CDK5 and ABL1 enzyme substrate 1-like — protein sequence MAASQTGRATAKTSRKRTASWRRTAAKNFLSNIPLDGSFEKAVPGRNESVASFGGQQTAATVHATSLAEGEGQQDTVDGHRDLGHGQDVHQGQSEEWAHIGEDAFAVDIPTNTHVHQENTSPRTRANTYSPGQPAEGHTSPRRGLVRQNSLSSPRDTPPRDKKVRLHRSMSTSESAEIVQPQKVHFLRSMRERGFRKGRLVLVSGHKVPYAVMSLIPYSRISQHGYVSAPEGRRQRHPSGNRPLSFMTDTSVMAQLEGVELGDDGKSMCVFQTVSYAHFLVPTRSMEKRKSLDGLGPPAATQSQTYLRTVSYDPAHLLRVQASSEEPTVPLLPKYDPYLLDDPEWRSGKHRTVLNLPCYMTTIIDYAKPSELKKDLNEMFKERFPHIQLTLSKLRSLKREMKKIAVDDCRMEEVTVAQAYVYFEKLVLQGKINKQNRKYCAGACLLLAAKLNDTKKAQLGKLLEEIEDTFRLNRKDLIAFEFPVLVALEFSLHVPDTEVYPHYRRLSYLS from the exons ATGGCCGCCTCCCAAACTGGGAGGGCGACGGCCAAAACGTCCCGAAAAAGAACTGCGTCATGGCGCCGTACAGCTGCTAAGAACTTTCTGTCAAACATTCCGCTCGACGGGTCATTTGAAAAAGCCGTTCCTGGTCGAAATGAATCGGTGGCGAGTTTTGGAGGGCAGCAGACTGCCGCCACAGTCCACGCGACTTCTCTagcggagggggaggggcaacaGGACACCGTAGATGGTCACCGTGATCTGGGCCATGGGCAAG ATGTACACCAAGGACAGTCTGAGGAATGGGCCCACATTGGAGAAGATGCCTTTGCTGTAGACATCCCCACAAACACTCACGTGCACCAGGAAAACACAAGTCCAAGGACAAG AGCCAATACGTACAGCCCTGGACAACCGGCTGAAGGTCACACCTCTCCGCGACGTGGACTAGTCCGGCAGAACTCCCTCAGCAGTCCGCGGGACACGCCTCCCCGAGACAAGAAGGTCAGACTTCATCGTAGCATGTCCACGTCAGAGTCGGCGGAGATCGTCCAGCCACAGAAGGTCCACTTTTTGAGGTCTATGAGGGAGAGGGGCTTCCGCAAGGGAAG ACTGGTGCTGGTGTCAGGCCATAAGGTGCCGTATGCAGTGATGTCCTTGATACCATACAGTCGTATCAGCCAGCATGGATATGTCAG CGCGCCGGAGGGTCGGAGACAGCGCCACCCCTCGGGAAATCGTCCCCTATCCTTCATGACGGACACCAGCGTCATGGCGCAGCTGGAGGGGGTCGAGCTGGGGGATGATGGGAAG TCCATGTGTGTTTTCCAGACGGTATCCTACGCACACTTCCTGGTCCCCACCCGCTCTATGGAGAAGAGGAAGTCCCTGGATGGACTGGGTCCGCCCGCAGCGACCCAATCACAGACGTACCTGCGGACAGTATCCTACGACCCCGCGCATCTGCTACGAGTCCAAG CATCATCAGAAGAGCCAACAGTTCCCTTATTGCCCAAGTATGACCCATATCTGCTAGACGACCCAGAATGGAGGTCTGGCAAACACAGAACTGTGCTCAACCTGCCCTGCTATATG ACCACGATAATTGACTATGCCAAACCGTCTGAGCTGAAGAAGGATTTGAACGAGATGTTCAAAGAGAGGTTTCCTCACATTCAACTCACACTCAGTAAGCTGAGGAG CTTGAAAAGAGAAATGAAGAAGATAGCAGTGGATGAT tGCCGAATGGAGGAAGTGACCGTTGCTCAGGCATATGTGTACTTTGAGAAGTTAGTCTTACAG GGAAAGATTAACAAGCAGAACAGGAAATACTGTGCAG GTGCTTGTTTGCTGCTGGCAGCAAAGCTGAACGACACTAAAAAGGCACAACTGGGGAAGTTACTAGAG GAAATCGAGGACACATTCCGACTGAACAGGAAGGACCTGATAGCGTTTGAGTTCCCTGTGCTGGTAGCCCTGGAGTTCTCGCTACACGTACCTGACACAGAGGTGTACCCACATTACAGAAGACTGTCATACCTCTCCTGA